The following proteins are co-located in the Gloeocapsa sp. PCC 7428 genome:
- a CDS encoding DUF790 family protein — MLPTDLLTHRLNGETIVPKRLAIDAKSLELAAELIACFQESLGNTQGELNRQLQDFEGDSPDYRVKRGLAHLLKSLCEFEVVSPLEPQVLRERVFKVAAQTVPSTFNRQQTLNNLALQLTQELQREVIAEEIQVGLYADLAENRILTSFAAPTPEELLHRYNLSQVQGIFYKASHLIINAHRNVPGEYKLLFRYLKLFQLMAYIEGDADHGFTITIDGPTSLFSPSTRYGLAIAKLIPALLHVTRWSLSATLQFRDFYTNNWKTGRFSLDSECGLVSHYPPGKPYDSMLEASFVERWEALKTNWVLEREVDLIPIPGSVMIPDFRLVHPDGRIFLLEIVGYWRPEYLQKKFSQVRRANCDNLILAISERLNLEKAGVKLNDCPAKIVWFKDKLQPKSVLSVLE; from the coding sequence ATGTTACCGACTGATTTACTAACGCATCGCTTGAATGGAGAAACGATTGTTCCGAAGCGATTAGCAATTGATGCTAAGAGTTTGGAATTAGCAGCAGAATTAATTGCGTGTTTTCAGGAGTCGCTTGGTAATACTCAGGGAGAATTGAATCGCCAATTGCAAGATTTTGAGGGGGATAGTCCTGATTATCGCGTTAAGCGGGGATTGGCGCATTTGTTGAAGAGTTTGTGTGAGTTTGAGGTGGTGAGTCCTTTGGAACCTCAAGTTTTACGAGAACGAGTGTTTAAAGTTGCAGCACAAACAGTTCCTAGTACTTTTAATAGACAACAAACTCTTAATAATTTAGCTTTACAACTCACTCAAGAGTTACAGCGCGAAGTGATTGCGGAGGAAATTCAAGTTGGATTGTATGCCGATTTAGCTGAAAATCGAATTTTAACTTCGTTTGCTGCACCTACACCAGAGGAATTATTACATCGATATAATTTATCACAGGTCCAAGGAATTTTTTATAAGGCAAGTCATTTAATTATCAATGCGCATCGTAATGTTCCAGGTGAATATAAGCTGTTGTTTCGCTATCTCAAATTATTTCAGTTAATGGCTTATATTGAAGGCGATGCGGATCATGGATTTACAATTACAATTGATGGACCTACGAGTTTATTTAGTCCGAGTACGCGCTATGGACTGGCGATCGCTAAACTGATTCCTGCACTCTTACACGTTACTAGATGGAGTCTCAGCGCCACACTACAGTTTCGTGATTTTTATACAAACAACTGGAAAACGGGTCGTTTTAGTCTCGATTCTGAATGCGGTTTGGTTTCGCATTACCCACCTGGTAAACCCTATGATAGTATGCTCGAAGCCTCGTTTGTTGAGCGTTGGGAAGCATTAAAAACAAATTGGGTTCTAGAACGCGAAGTTGATTTGATTCCAATTCCTGGTAGCGTCATGATTCCCGATTTTCGCTTGGTACATCCTGATGGACGAATCTTCTTATTAGAAATTGTCGGCTATTGGCGACCTGAATACTTACAAAAGAAGTTTTCTCAAGTGCGTCGTGCGAATTGTGATAATTTAATTTTAGCAATTTCTGAACGCTTAAATTTAGAAAAAGCTGGAGTCAAACTAAACGATTGCCCTGCAAAAATTGTGTGGTTTAAAGATAAATTACAACCTAAATCTGTATTATCTGTACTAGAGTAG
- a CDS encoding DEAD/DEAH box helicase, whose amino-acid sequence MVRIPTLSFDRGTLILHPPPKGKAWVDYATWDDRVEKFRIKAIDYRRVVEALQNEQVHFIDEAKAFVSLELVSSLAMEPYPHQTEALTAWKHAGRQGVVVLPTAAGKTYLAQLAIASTPRSTLIVVPTLDLMHQWYAQLLAAFPDTEVGLLGGGARDKSPLLVATYDSAAIHAEALGNRYALLIFDECHHLPTDFNRAIAEYAIAPYRLGLTATPERSDGKHSDLNYLIGTEVYRQTAAELAGKALAKHEVVQIKVKLSQHERDRYTELIRLRNGFLQQANIKLGSLKGWQLFVQASARSTAGRKAMLAHREAKAIALGTDGKLRVLSNLLAQHYPERTLIFTADNAMVYRISQEFLIPAITHQTPIKERHDILTRFREGEYRALVASHVLNEGVDVPAASVAIILSGTGSAREYIQRLGRVLRRGTDGEKLAVLYEVVAEDTSEEGTSVRRRGLENEPQRSQSRAEVSSVEGTGVRKGRKGEDKGGLFAAESSGLYRVDNDKEDR is encoded by the coding sequence ATGGTACGTATTCCTACATTATCTTTCGATCGCGGTACTTTAATTTTGCATCCTCCACCCAAAGGCAAAGCTTGGGTAGATTACGCGACTTGGGATGACAGAGTAGAAAAATTTCGGATTAAAGCAATTGACTATCGCCGCGTTGTTGAAGCACTACAAAACGAACAAGTTCATTTTATTGACGAAGCGAAAGCGTTTGTTTCGTTGGAACTTGTTTCAAGTTTGGCGATGGAACCGTATCCGCATCAAACCGAAGCTTTAACCGCATGGAAACACGCAGGGCGTCAGGGAGTCGTCGTCTTACCTACCGCAGCGGGGAAAACGTATTTAGCACAACTTGCGATCGCTTCTACGCCGCGTAGTACGCTGATTGTCGTTCCGACGTTGGACTTGATGCATCAGTGGTATGCGCAACTGTTAGCGGCGTTTCCCGATACAGAAGTCGGGTTACTCGGTGGCGGGGCGCGCGATAAATCGCCTCTATTAGTCGCGACGTATGATAGCGCTGCAATTCATGCGGAAGCTTTGGGAAACCGCTATGCACTGTTGATTTTTGATGAGTGTCATCATTTACCTACCGATTTCAACCGCGCGATCGCGGAATATGCGATCGCCCCCTATCGATTAGGATTAACCGCAACGCCTGAACGCAGCGATGGGAAGCACTCAGATTTAAATTACTTGATTGGAACCGAAGTTTATCGCCAAACTGCGGCTGAACTTGCGGGGAAGGCTTTAGCAAAACACGAGGTAGTACAAATTAAGGTAAAACTATCGCAACACGAACGCGATCGCTACACCGAATTAATTCGGTTGCGTAATGGCTTTTTACAGCAAGCAAATATCAAGCTTGGTAGTTTAAAAGGTTGGCAATTATTTGTGCAAGCTAGTGCGCGTTCGACAGCGGGACGTAAGGCAATGTTAGCGCACCGCGAAGCGAAGGCGATCGCATTAGGTACGGATGGTAAGTTACGGGTATTAAGTAATTTACTCGCACAACATTATCCTGAGCGCACGTTGATTTTTACCGCAGATAATGCAATGGTGTATCGCATTTCGCAAGAGTTTTTAATTCCGGCGATTACGCACCAAACTCCGATTAAGGAACGTCATGATATTCTGACGCGGTTTCGCGAAGGGGAATATCGCGCTTTAGTGGCTTCGCACGTTTTAAATGAGGGGGTAGATGTTCCCGCAGCGAGTGTAGCAATTATTCTTTCCGGTACGGGTTCGGCGCGCGAGTATATTCAACGTTTGGGGCGCGTGTTGCGGCGCGGTACGGATGGGGAGAAGTTGGCTGTGTTGTATGAGGTGGTGGCGGAGGATACTTCGGAGGAGGGAACTTCGGTGCGTAGGAGGGGTTTAGAGAACGAACCACAAAGGAGCCAGTCCCGTGCGGAGGTATCCTCCGTTGAGGGAACTGGCGTGCGCAAAGGGCGCAAAGGAGAAGATAAGGGGGGATTGTTCGCGGCGGAGTCTTCTGGTTTGTATCGAGTTGATAATGATAAGGAGGATAGGTAA